In Deltaproteobacteria bacterium, the following proteins share a genomic window:
- a CDS encoding methylmalonyl-CoA carboxyltransferase: protein MSWQPEVDEIKRRVELAQRMGGPENVARQHAGGKLTVRERIERLLDPGTFHETGALTGKASYQDGRLVEIVPANFVLGTGRIDGRRVVVGGDDFTVRGGAADAAIANKQGYGELMARELRLPIVRLVDGTGGGGSVKTLDEMKRTYVPANPSWDVVVALLSEVPVVGACMGSVAGLGAARVVTSHFALMVRETSQLFVAGPPVVERGVGEQVSKEELGGSHVHARGSGAVDNEVESEDEAFAHIRRLLSYLPSNVWQVPPRRPPDDDPGRREEVLLSIIPRNRRRGYDVRRLLALVLDRDSFFEIGRGYGRPLVTGLARLDGYPVGVLANDPLQGGGGLDAPASDKMVRFVDLCDTFHLPCVNFVDQPGFLIGTAAERAGTIRVGARALAAVYQATVPWVSIIVRRVFGVAGAAHGNAQRLNLRYAWPSGDWGSLPIEGGVQAAYRRDIEAAPDPEARRRELEAKLDALRSPFRTAEAFGIEEMIDPRDTRPLLCDWVAMAYDLLPVELGPKRRGCRP from the coding sequence GTGAGCTGGCAGCCCGAGGTCGACGAGATCAAGCGCCGCGTGGAGCTGGCCCAGCGGATGGGCGGGCCCGAGAACGTCGCACGCCAGCACGCGGGCGGCAAGCTCACGGTGCGCGAGCGCATCGAGCGCCTGCTCGATCCCGGCACCTTCCACGAGACGGGTGCGCTGACCGGCAAGGCCAGCTACCAGGACGGCCGCCTGGTCGAGATCGTGCCGGCGAACTTCGTGCTGGGTACCGGACGGATCGACGGCCGCCGTGTCGTCGTCGGCGGCGACGACTTCACGGTCCGCGGCGGCGCCGCCGACGCGGCGATCGCCAACAAGCAGGGCTACGGCGAGCTCATGGCGCGCGAGCTGCGGCTGCCCATCGTCCGCCTCGTCGACGGCACGGGCGGCGGCGGCAGCGTCAAGACGCTCGACGAGATGAAGCGCACCTACGTGCCCGCGAACCCATCCTGGGACGTGGTCGTCGCCCTCCTCTCCGAGGTGCCGGTGGTGGGCGCCTGCATGGGCTCGGTCGCCGGCCTCGGTGCGGCCCGCGTCGTGACCTCGCACTTCGCGCTCATGGTCAGGGAGACGAGCCAGCTCTTCGTCGCCGGCCCGCCGGTCGTCGAGCGCGGCGTCGGCGAGCAGGTCAGCAAGGAGGAGCTCGGCGGCTCGCACGTCCACGCGCGGGGGAGCGGCGCCGTCGACAACGAGGTGGAGAGCGAGGACGAGGCGTTCGCGCACATCCGGAGGCTCCTCTCCTACCTGCCGTCGAACGTGTGGCAGGTGCCCCCGCGGCGTCCACCCGACGACGATCCCGGACGGCGCGAGGAGGTTCTGCTCTCGATCATCCCGCGCAACCGCCGGCGCGGCTACGACGTCAGGCGGCTCCTCGCCCTGGTCCTCGACCGCGACTCGTTCTTCGAGATCGGCCGCGGGTACGGCCGTCCGCTCGTGACCGGCCTCGCGCGCCTCGACGGCTACCCGGTCGGCGTGCTCGCCAACGACCCGCTGCAGGGCGGCGGCGGGCTCGACGCACCGGCGAGCGACAAGATGGTCCGCTTCGTCGACCTCTGCGACACCTTCCACCTCCCGTGCGTCAACTTCGTCGACCAGCCGGGCTTCCTGATCGGCACCGCGGCCGAGCGTGCGGGGACGATCCGCGTCGGCGCGCGCGCCCTGGCCGCGGTCTACCAGGCGACGGTGCCGTGGGTGTCGATCATCGTGCGGCGCGTGTTCGGCGTGGCGGGCGCGGCGCACGGGAACGCGCAGCGCCTGAACCTCCGCTACGCCTGGCCCTCGGGCGACTGGGGCTCGCTGCCGATCGAGGGCGGCGTGCAGGCCGCCTACCGCCGCGACATCGAGGCGGCGCCCGACCCGGAGGCGCGGCGGCGGGAGCTCGAGGCGAAGCTCGACGCGCTGCGCTCGCCCTTCCGCACCGCCGAGGCCTTCGGCATCGAGGAGATGATCGACCCGCGCGACACGCGCCCGCTCCTCTGCGACTGGGTCGCGATGGCCTACGACCTGCTGCCGGTGGAGCTGGGACCGAAGCGGCGCGGGTGCCGGCCGTGA
- a CDS encoding LLM class F420-dependent oxidoreductase — translation MKFGIAYANAGPFGFPEPLAHLARTAEETGFESIWTVEHVVIPVGYRSRYPYDPSGRIPGPENVPIPDPILPLAFAAAVTKKLRLATGILILPQRHPIYVAKEVATLDVLSGGRAILGIGIGWLEEEFDALGVPFAERAARTREAVRAIRSLWKETPEAFAGKFFHWAPLESNPKPVQKPGVPIVVGGHGEWAARRAARYGDGFFPAVGEPEKLQALFATLRAECRRIGRKPEEIELSAGRGRPDLDAVRRLQDLGVSRVTTGPPGFDTEAVTRGLHDFADRVIAKL, via the coding sequence ATGAAGTTCGGCATCGCGTATGCCAACGCCGGCCCGTTCGGGTTCCCCGAGCCTCTCGCACACCTCGCGCGCACCGCCGAGGAGACGGGCTTCGAGTCGATCTGGACGGTCGAGCACGTCGTCATCCCGGTGGGGTACCGGTCGAGGTACCCCTACGATCCCTCGGGCAGGATCCCCGGGCCCGAGAACGTGCCCATCCCCGACCCGATCCTGCCCCTCGCCTTCGCCGCCGCGGTGACCAAGAAGCTCCGCCTCGCGACCGGCATCCTGATCCTCCCGCAGCGCCATCCGATCTACGTCGCGAAGGAGGTGGCGACGCTGGACGTCCTCTCCGGCGGGCGCGCGATCCTCGGCATCGGGATCGGCTGGCTCGAGGAGGAGTTCGACGCGCTCGGCGTCCCGTTCGCGGAGCGTGCGGCGCGCACGCGCGAGGCGGTGCGCGCCATCCGCTCGCTCTGGAAGGAGACGCCGGAAGCGTTCGCGGGGAAGTTCTTCCACTGGGCACCGCTCGAGTCGAATCCCAAGCCCGTGCAGAAGCCCGGCGTGCCGATCGTCGTCGGGGGCCACGGCGAGTGGGCCGCGCGCCGCGCGGCACGCTACGGCGACGGGTTCTTCCCGGCGGTCGGCGAGCCCGAGAAGCTCCAGGCGCTCTTCGCCACGCTGCGCGCGGAGTGCCGCCGCATCGGACGGAAGCCCGAGGAGATCGAGCTGAGCGCCGGCCGGGGCCGCCCCGACCTGGACGCCGTGCGCCGGCTCCAGGACCTCGGCGTGTCGCGCGTCACCACGGGGCCGCCGGGGTTCGACACGGAGGCCGTCACGCGCGGCCTGCACGATTTCGCCGACCGCGTGATCGCGAAGCTCTAG
- a CDS encoding molybdopterin oxidoreductase family protein — translation MTQDGANLPTVCVLCSHNCGLRVDVKDGRIVAVRGDETNPITRGYVCNKAFGIAHYVEHGDRVRHPLRRRPDGTFERIDWTTAIAEIAARLNEVRARHSPRAIALVGIGGQGNHMDAPYAMAFLRGTGSRRWFNAFAQEKTQHSLLDQWMFDASPATFLHADTARARFLLVLGTNPKISNRGHNATDTFKTLAEDPGRTVVVVDPRETETTRTATRHLRVQPGTDVYLLLAMAAVIVREGLADRAFVDGHTIGLEQLRAELASVDVARMAARCGLEVDAIRETARGFAEAESAAIFFDLGVEQTPFSTLVSYLIRVLLVLTDNLGRPGGCMFLESFLPPMQDPARVKEPERALASGIPAIRALGNGGMFSPTLVPEEVLLEHPERIRAIIVEGSNPLLSYSDASRWRAARARLDLLVVIDPAMTETARLADYVLPTPVGYEKWETSAFPRGVPEIYMQVRPPVVSPPPDALPEPEIYVRLCEAMGLYPPPPAELHALATDALTPAGAMTFLGTAQGAARGGEHEMLVWAYRTLGPHLPSPALAAMFFIAHLNAMFRPDSVLRTLGPEWEGKLPFEIGSELFRRFLAHPEGVEMARQRLETNLEDHLGFPDGKIRLAPEAMLPEIRRAIATEPATDPHFPFVLAAGLRTRWTANTIQRDPAWRKGKGPHCALNLSPDDARTIGVRNGDPVRVSTRRGSVTLPAQVDAKLMAGHVWMPNGFGMVSADGTVQGANQNELTDVTDRDPFTGIPHHRHVRCRVERAA, via the coding sequence ATGACCCAGGACGGGGCGAACCTGCCCACCGTGTGCGTGCTCTGCAGCCACAACTGCGGGCTGCGCGTCGATGTGAAGGACGGCCGCATCGTGGCCGTGCGCGGCGACGAGACGAACCCCATCACGAGGGGCTACGTCTGCAACAAGGCCTTCGGCATCGCCCACTACGTCGAGCACGGCGACCGGGTGCGGCACCCGCTGCGCCGCCGGCCCGACGGCACGTTCGAACGGATCGACTGGACCACGGCGATCGCCGAGATCGCCGCCCGGCTGAACGAGGTCCGGGCGCGCCACTCGCCGCGGGCGATCGCGCTGGTCGGCATCGGCGGGCAGGGCAACCACATGGATGCGCCGTACGCGATGGCCTTCCTCCGCGGCACGGGCTCGCGACGATGGTTCAACGCCTTCGCGCAGGAGAAGACGCAGCACAGCCTCCTCGACCAGTGGATGTTCGACGCCTCGCCGGCCACCTTTCTCCACGCCGACACGGCGCGGGCGCGCTTTCTCCTCGTGCTCGGAACGAATCCCAAGATCTCCAACCGCGGCCACAACGCGACCGACACCTTCAAGACGCTGGCCGAGGACCCGGGACGCACGGTGGTCGTTGTCGATCCGCGCGAGACCGAGACGACACGCACCGCGACGCGGCATCTGCGTGTGCAGCCGGGAACGGACGTCTACCTCCTGCTCGCCATGGCGGCCGTGATCGTGCGCGAGGGGCTCGCCGACCGGGCCTTCGTCGACGGTCACACGATCGGGCTCGAGCAGCTCCGCGCCGAGCTGGCGTCGGTCGACGTCGCCCGCATGGCGGCGCGCTGCGGGCTCGAGGTGGATGCCATCCGCGAGACGGCGCGCGGGTTCGCCGAGGCGGAGTCGGCGGCGATCTTCTTCGACCTCGGGGTCGAGCAGACGCCCTTTTCCACCCTCGTCTCGTACCTGATCCGCGTGCTGCTCGTGCTCACCGACAACCTGGGCCGGCCGGGCGGGTGCATGTTCCTCGAGTCGTTCCTGCCGCCCATGCAGGACCCGGCGCGTGTGAAGGAGCCCGAGCGCGCGCTCGCCTCGGGGATCCCGGCCATCCGCGCGCTCGGCAACGGCGGCATGTTCTCGCCGACGCTCGTGCCCGAGGAGGTCCTCCTCGAGCACCCGGAGCGGATCCGCGCGATCATCGTCGAGGGCTCGAACCCGCTCCTCTCCTACTCGGACGCGTCGCGCTGGCGCGCGGCGCGCGCGCGGCTCGATCTCCTCGTCGTGATCGATCCCGCCATGACCGAGACCGCGCGCCTCGCGGACTACGTGCTCCCCACCCCGGTCGGGTACGAGAAGTGGGAGACCTCCGCGTTCCCGCGTGGCGTCCCGGAGATCTACATGCAGGTCCGGCCGCCCGTCGTGTCCCCGCCGCCGGACGCCCTGCCGGAGCCGGAGATCTACGTGCGGCTCTGCGAGGCGATGGGGCTCTACCCCCCGCCGCCGGCAGAGCTCCACGCGCTCGCGACGGACGCGCTCACGCCCGCGGGCGCGATGACGTTTCTCGGGACCGCGCAGGGGGCCGCGCGGGGCGGCGAGCACGAGATGCTGGTGTGGGCCTATCGCACGCTCGGGCCCCATCTCCCCTCGCCCGCGCTCGCGGCGATGTTCTTCATCGCGCATCTGAACGCCATGTTCCGTCCCGACAGCGTGCTGCGGACCCTCGGGCCCGAGTGGGAGGGGAAGCTGCCGTTCGAGATCGGGAGCGAGCTCTTCCGGCGGTTCCTCGCCCATCCCGAGGGCGTCGAGATGGCGCGCCAGCGCCTGGAAACGAACCTGGAGGACCATCTCGGCTTCCCGGACGGGAAGATCCGTCTCGCGCCCGAGGCGATGCTGCCGGAGATCCGCCGCGCGATCGCGACCGAGCCGGCCACCGATCCGCATTTTCCCTTCGTGCTGGCGGCGGGACTGCGCACCCGCTGGACCGCGAACACGATCCAGCGCGACCCCGCGTGGCGCAAGGGCAAGGGTCCGCACTGCGCCCTCAACCTCTCGCCCGACGACGCGAGGACGATCGGGGTTCGCAACGGCGACCCGGTCCGGGTCTCGACCCGCCGCGGAAGCGTGACGCTGCCCGCGCAGGTCGACGCGAAGCTCATGGCCGGGCACGTCTGGATGCCGAACGGCTTCGGCATGGTCTCGGCCGACGGCACGGTGCAGGGCGCGAACCAGAACGAGCTCACCGATGTGACCGACCGCGATCCGTTCACCGGCATCCCGCACCATCGCCACGTGCGCTGCCGGGTGGAACGCGCGGCCTGA
- a CDS encoding acetyl-CoA carboxylase biotin carboxyl carrier protein subunit encodes MGVDHRAARVRRGGRGARERAAPEPPLRLALGRLGLAADRGRRAGRLPPRHRGGARPGGAAAGARGEARRAALALPHRRGLRHRGDDRPARHAPAPLRLGRDGLRPAAGGAGTEAARVPAVSDGAVRSPGVGKVVEVLVSVGTAVAEGDEVAVVESMKVEIPVTAPSAGTVAAIRVAAGDPVQTGDLLLTIAR; translated from the coding sequence GTGGGTGTCGATCATCGTGCGGCGCGTGTTCGGCGTGGCGGGCGCGGCGCACGGGAACGCGCAGCGCCTGAACCTCCGCTACGCCTGGCCCTCGGGCGACTGGGGCTCGCTGCCGATCGAGGGCGGCGTGCAGGCCGCCTACCGCCGCGACATCGAGGCGGCGCCCGACCCGGAGGCGCGGCGGCGGGAGCTCGAGGCGAAGCTCGACGCGCTGCGCTCGCCCTTCCGCACCGCCGAGGCCTTCGGCATCGAGGAGATGATCGACCCGCGCGACACGCGCCCGCTCCTCTGCGACTGGGTCGCGATGGCCTACGACCTGCTGCCGGTGGAGCTGGGACCGAAGCGGCGCGGGTGCCGGCCGTGAGCGACGGCGCCGTGCGGAGCCCCGGAGTGGGGAAGGTGGTGGAGGTGCTGGTGTCGGTGGGCACCGCGGTGGCGGAGGGGGACGAGGTGGCGGTCGTCGAGTCGATGAAGGTGGAGATCCCGGTGACGGCGCCGAGCGCGGGCACGGTGGCGGCGATCAGGGTGGCCGCGGGCGACCCGGTGCAGACGGGGGATCTGCTGCTAACGATCGCGCGTTAG